The genomic region CGCACGCCGTAGCTCACCGCCACGCCCGGCCGCACGTCCTCCGTCACCACCGCGCGGGCGATGAAATCCCCCCGGTCGTTGAAGGTCCTCACCCGGTCGCCCTCCGCGATCCCGCGGACCGCCGCCTCGTTGGGGTGCAGGAGCAGCTTCGCCTCTCCCGCCGCCCGCGACAGCGCGGGCACGTTCACGAAGGTGGAGTTCATGAACGGGTGCTCGGGCGGCGACAGCAGCATCAGCGGGAACGCCGCCGCGCGCTCCGGCGCCGCCTCCACGCTCTCCGCGGGCGGGATGAAGGTGGGGAGCGGGTCGAGGCCGAGCCGAGCCAGCTCCGGCGCCACGATCTGGATCTTCCCCGTGGGCGTGCTGGGGTGCGGGTCGGCGTACGGGCGCCAGTCGCGCGGCACGTCCAGCCGCGCCCAACCCTCCTCCAGCAGCCGCTCGAGGGTGATGCCGCGCATCCACGGGTGCGCCGAGTCCAGCGCCTGGCGAATGAGGGTGACGTCGTCGTCGCGGAACGCGGGATCGTCCAGCCCCATCCGCGCCGCCAGCCGCCGGAAGATCTCCGCGTTCGGCAGGCTCTCGCCCACGGGGGCGATGGACGGGCGGTTCAGCGTGACGTACAGGTGGCCGTACGTGGTGTGGACGTCCCAGTGCTCCAGCTGCGTGGTGGCGGGGAGCACCCAGTCCGCGTAGTCCGCCGTGTCCGTGCGGAAGTGCTCCAGGACCACGGTGAACAGGTCCTCGCGCCGCAGCCCCTCGCGCACCTTGCGCAGGTCGGGGGCGACGGCGCCGGGGTTGGAGTTGTAGACGACCAGCGCCTTCACCGGCGGCCCGCCAACGCCCGCGTCGGAGAGGGTGAGCGCGTCGCCCAGCTGCACCATGTTGATGGTGCGCGTTCCCGGCGGCACCCACTCGGGCCGCTCCAGCGCCGCGCCATTCGGCTTGAACGCGCCGCTCACAGACAGCGTGGCCCCGCCGCCCGCGTCCCGCCACGCGCCGGTGACCGCGGGAAGGAGGGAGAGGACGCGCACCGCCATCCCCCCGCCCGCGTGGCGCTGCAGCCCGTAGTTCAGGCGGATGAAGGAGGGGCGC from Longimicrobium sp. harbors:
- a CDS encoding molybdopterin oxidoreductase family protein, with the protein product MRDGVVRGACPHDCPDTCAMLVHVRDGRAVRVQGDPAHPVTQGFLCTKVNRYVERTYHADRLTVPLRRVGPKGEGRFEPATWDQALDDIARRLNAIRSGPDGPQAILPYSYAGTMGLVQGGSMDRRLFHRIGASLLARTICSAAGSEGWRATYGDRLGPTPEEAEHARLVLLWGTNTLTSNPHLWPALRRARKRGARLIAIDPIRTRTAAQCDQWLAIRPGTDAALALAMMHVAFRDGLADLDYLAAHTVGWEALRDRVLDDWSPARAAPTVGLAEGEIEALAAAYATTRPSFIRLNYGLQRHAGGGMAVRVLSLLPAVTGAWRDAGGGATLSVSGAFKPNGAALERPEWVPPGTRTINMVQLGDALTLSDAGVGGPPVKALVVYNSNPGAVAPDLRKVREGLRREDLFTVVLEHFRTDTADYADWVLPATTQLEHWDVHTTYGHLYVTLNRPSIAPVGESLPNAEIFRRLAARMGLDDPAFRDDDVTLIRQALDSAHPWMRGITLERLLEEGWARLDVPRDWRPYADPHPSTPTGKIQIVAPELARLGLDPLPTFIPPAESVEAAPERAAAFPLMLLSPPEHPFMNSTFVNVPALSRAAGEAKLLLHPNEAAVRGIAEGDRVRTFNDRGDFIARAVVTEDVRPGVAVSYGVRWASRSEDGSTVNDTTSQRLSDLGGGASFYDNAVEVEAAAV